The proteins below come from a single Asanoa ferruginea genomic window:
- a CDS encoding bifunctional pyridoxamine 5'-phosphate oxidase family protein/GNAT family N-acetyltransferase, with protein MYAPTGRTTATRERERMAYDREVVHSILDEAFHCAAGFVVDGEPRVLPTLHVRVGDMLYLHGSTGSRPLLAARGEGLRVCVTVTLLDGLVLARSQFNHSANYRSVVAHGVATLVTDEATKRSVLTALVEKVGAGRSVESRPPTKRELAETAVLALPLVEVSARTRTGGVIDDEADLSLPHWAGVLPLRVTPGVPEPDAGVAAPTPAYLRPAGSPWLAPAPLRGAHVVLEPLDLSHVDELLKATADPEVWQHLTARQPRDREEMAAYVTGVLAEHHRGERVPWVQRSSLTGEVLGTTSFYDVDPARRSVAIGHTFLGRAAWRTGVNTEAKLLLLTRAFETLGAERVVWHTDIRNARSQAAIERLGATHEAVLRHHRIRPDGSWRDTVQYAMLAEDWPAASLALRNRLRA; from the coding sequence GTGTACGCGCCGACAGGACGCACCACGGCGACACGCGAACGCGAGCGGATGGCGTACGACCGGGAGGTCGTGCACAGCATTCTCGACGAGGCCTTCCACTGCGCCGCGGGTTTCGTCGTCGACGGCGAGCCGCGGGTCCTGCCCACGCTGCACGTGCGGGTCGGCGACATGCTCTACCTGCACGGTTCGACCGGCAGCCGGCCGCTGCTCGCGGCGCGCGGCGAGGGCCTGCGGGTCTGCGTCACGGTCACGCTGCTCGACGGGCTGGTCCTGGCGCGGTCGCAGTTCAACCACAGCGCCAACTACCGCTCGGTGGTCGCGCACGGGGTCGCCACCCTGGTCACCGACGAGGCCACCAAGCGCTCGGTGTTGACGGCGCTGGTCGAGAAGGTCGGTGCCGGCCGATCGGTCGAGAGCAGGCCGCCGACCAAGCGCGAGCTGGCCGAGACCGCGGTGCTGGCGCTGCCACTGGTCGAGGTGTCGGCCCGGACCCGCACCGGCGGCGTCATCGACGACGAGGCCGATCTCTCGCTGCCGCACTGGGCCGGTGTGCTGCCCCTGCGAGTGACGCCGGGCGTTCCCGAGCCCGACGCCGGCGTCGCGGCGCCCACGCCTGCCTACCTGCGACCCGCCGGCTCACCCTGGCTTGCGCCGGCCCCGCTGCGCGGTGCGCACGTGGTGCTCGAGCCGCTCGACCTGTCGCATGTGGACGAGTTGTTGAAGGCGACCGCCGACCCCGAGGTGTGGCAACACCTGACCGCGCGGCAGCCGCGCGACCGGGAGGAGATGGCGGCTTATGTGACCGGCGTCCTGGCCGAACACCACCGCGGCGAGCGGGTGCCGTGGGTGCAGCGGTCTTCCCTGACCGGCGAGGTCCTGGGCACGACGTCGTTCTACGACGTCGATCCCGCCCGGCGGTCGGTGGCCATCGGGCACACGTTCCTGGGCCGGGCGGCCTGGCGCACCGGGGTCAACACCGAAGCCAAGCTGCTGCTGCTGACCCGGGCGTTCGAGACGTTGGGCGCCGAGCGGGTGGTCTGGCACACCGACATCCGCAACGCCCGCTCCCAGGCGGCGATCGAGCGACTCGGCGCGACCCACGAGGCGGTCCTGCGCCACCACCGCATCCGGCCCGACGGCTCGTGGCGCGACACGGTCCAGTACGCGATGCTCGCCGAAGACTGGCCGGCGGCGTCGCTTGCGCTGCGCAACCGCCTCCGCGCCTGA